In Mangifera indica cultivar Alphonso chromosome 1, CATAS_Mindica_2.1, whole genome shotgun sequence, a single genomic region encodes these proteins:
- the LOC123193793 gene encoding disease resistance protein RPM1-like, whose protein sequence is MAEFAVSFALQHLGNLLVQEIKLLTNVKTEVESIKRELEFIRSFLRDADERAAEEESAERNGGVISTWVKQVREEAYHIEDVLDEYMLKEAKLPRGSGLIRFLKKLCCIINKLKVCHEIEDIKLSLDDIRRKADSYNFRSIDQRSSSGTGDIVPHDSRVGSYFIPEEEVVGIESTRDKLIGSLVSGTSHRSVFAVVGEGGLGKTTLVGKIYDNDTVKKHFDCRARITVGKEYMKNDLLRAIIRQFYSVKKNDLLTAPVETREMEESHLIETLNEQLKDKCYLLVFDDVWKTQFWGDIEHALIDNNKSSRIIITTRNKDVAYSVPSVNVCPLQPLPSDKAFELFRRKAFGPQGSCPPELEKLSHDILGKCEGLPVAIVAAGGLLSNKNKDALEWKRLRDGLGTQLGRDSHFKDCNRVLLEGYYSLPHHLKSSLLYFGLFPESHSINCARLIRLWIAEGFVPYSNSSTSEQVAEEFLSDLINRSLVQVVKRDSVGRPRVCRVHDLMHEIILRKTDNLGFSTLVNGEGSSRYWKTRRISINGSTDGVLESIKNSKIRSVFLFNIDKMPESFPSALIAGFELIKVLDFEDGPLESLPEGVGNLFHLHYLSVKNTKVKVLPQSIGKLLNLETLNLKCSLVNELPAGIKNLKKLRYLLACGVDSSYNYKTVKVAEGLGSLLDLQKLGYVDANFVVLKELRKLSHLRKLAIKMPNGNEKDLCACIENMEKLESLVISSTSREEILDIESMASPPKCLQRIYLKGNMKKLPNWVFKLKNIVRIVLNLSGLTDDPMRVLQAVPNLLELRLCETYHEEQLHIKEGWFPKLKTLFLVDFKRVESMMIDNGAMPNLESLMIKRCPQLKEIPVGIEHLRNLELLEFHFMLRNIYRMIKDEKWEKVTQHILEVYATFMFAGHVDKVTTKYLSSLSTAHFEAIEQCN, encoded by the coding sequence ATGGCAGAGTTTGCAGTAAGCTTTGCTTTACAACACTTGGGTAACTTGCTTGTCCAAGAAATCAAATTGTTGACAAATGTAAAGACAGAAGTTGAAAGCATCAAAAGAGAATTGGAGTTCATCAGATCTTTCCTCAGGGATGCAGATGAAAGGGCAGCAGAGGAAGAATCAGCAGAAAGAAATGGAGGCGTCATAAGTACTTGGGTAAAACAAGTGAGGGAAGAGGCTTATCATATTGAAGATGTCCTGGATGAGTACATGTTGAAGGAGGCAAAACTTCCTCGTGGCAGTGGTCTCATTCGTTTCCTTAAAAAATTGTGTTGCATCATAAACAAACTGAAAGTGTGCCATGAGATTGAagatatcaaattatcacttgATGATATAAGGAGAAAAGCAGACTCTTATAACTTCAGGTCCATAGATCAAAGATCAAGCAGTGGGACAGGAGATATTGTACCTCATGACTCTCGTGTTGGCTCCTATTTCATCCCTGAGGAAGAAGTTGTGGGCATCGAATCTACTAGAGACAAATTGATTGGCTCGTTGGTGAGTGGGACATCCCACCGCTCAGTGTTTGCAGTGGTGGGCGAAGGAGGACTAGGTAAGACCACTCTTGTCGGAAAAATTTATGACAATGATACTGTGAAAAAGCATTTTGATTGCCGGGCTCGCATCACGGTTGGGAAAGAATACATGAAGAATGATCTTTTGAGGGCAATTATTCGTCAGTTTTACAGTGTGAAGAAGAATGATCTTTTGACTGCTCCGGTGGAAACACGGGAAATGGAAGAGAGCCATCTGATCGAAACGCTGAACGAACAATTAAAGGACAAGTGTTACTTGCTTGTGTTTGATGACGTATGGAAAACTCAATTTTGGGGAGATATAGAGCATGCTCTAATTGATAACAACAAAAGCAGCAGGATAATAATCACGACGCGGAACAAGGATGTTGCTTATTCAGTTCCTTCTGTTAATGTATGCCCGCTTCAACCTTTGCCTTCAGATAAGGCGTTTGAACTTTTTCGCAGAAAGGCTTTTGGCCCTCAAGGGTCTTGTCCCCCAGAGTTGGAGAAATTGTCTCATGACATCCTTGGGAAATGTGAAGGTTTACCAGTAGCAATTGTTGCCGCGGGTGGTCTGCTCTCAAACAAGAACAAAGATGCATTAGAATGGAAAAGGTTACGCGATGGCTTGGGCACACAGTTAGGAAGAGATTCCCATTTTAAAGATTGCAACAGAGTTTTATTGGAAGGTTATTACAGTCTACCTCATCACCTCAAATCTTCTCTCTTGTACTTTGGTTTGTTTCCTGAAAGCCACTCAATTAATTGTGCAAGGCTGATTCGGCTGTGGATTGCTGAGGGCTTTGTTCCGTACTCCAACAGCTCTACATCTGAACAAGTAGCTGAAGAATTCTTAAGCGATCTCATTAACAGAAGCTTGGTTCAAGTGGTAAAGAGAGATTCGGTTGGAAGACCAAGAGTTTGCCGTGTGCATGATCTGATGCACGAGATTATACTCAGAAAGACTGATAATTTGGGATTCTCTACCCTTGTGAACGGGGAGGGCTCAAGTCGCTATTGGAAAACTCGACGCATTTCAATAAATGGAAGTACTGATGGCGTTCTTGAGAGCATCAAGAACTCGAAGATTCgttctgtttttcttttcaatatagATAAAATGCCAGAGTCTTTTCCATCTGCACTTATTGCTGGTTTTGAGCTTATAAAAGTGTTAGATTTTGAAGATGGTCCACTAGAGTCTCTTCCTGAAGGAGTAGGAAACCTCTTCCATTTGCACTACTTGAGTGTGAAAAATACTAAAGTAAAAGTACTTCCCCAGTCCATTGGTAAGCTTCTCAACTTAGAGACCTTAAATTTGAAGTGTTCTCTTGTAAACGAGCTTCCAGCTGGGATCAAGAATCTTAAAAAATTGCGTTATCTACTGGCATGCGGTGTCGACAgttcttataattataaaacggTAAAAGTAGCCGAGGGGTTGGGCTCTTTACTAGATCTGCAGAAGCTTGGTTATGTCGATGCCAACTTTGTAGTACTCAAAGAGCTTAGGAAGCTAAGCCATCTGAGAAAGTTAGCAATTAAGATGCCAAATGGAAATGAAAAGGATTTGTGTGCTTGCATTGAGAATATGGAAAAACTTGAAAGCCTGGTAATATCTTCTACAAGTAGAGAAGAAATTCTTGACATAGAATCCATGGCTTCTCCTCCTAAATGTCTTCAGCGCATCTACTTAAAGGGAAACATGAAGAAGCTGCCAAACTGGgtctttaaacttaaaaatattgtcagaattgttttgaatttgtcAGGATTAACTGATGATCCCATGAGAGTCCTTCAAGCCGTGCCTAATTTATTGGAGCTTAGGCTGTGTGAGACATACCATGAGGAGCAATTACATATCAAAGAAGGTTGGTTTCCAAAACTGAAAACTTTGTTCCTCGTTGACTTTAAAAGAGTAGAATCCATGATGATAGACAATGGTGCAATGCCTAACCTTGAAAGCTTAATGATTAAACGATGCCCACAATTGAAAGAGATTCCAGTTGGAATTGAGCATCTGAGAAACCTTGAGCTTCTTGAGTTTCATTTCATGTTGAGAAACATTTACCGTATGATAAAAGACGAGAAGTGGGAGAAAGTTACCCAGCATATATTGGAAGTCTATGCCACTTTCATGTTTGCAGGACATGTCGATAAAGTCACTACAAAGTATCTTTCGTCTCTCTCGACTGCGCATTTTGAAGCAATAGAGCAGTGTAACTAG